The following proteins come from a genomic window of Proteiniphilum propionicum:
- a CDS encoding AI-2E family transporter, which yields MIEERFEIDKQRERKKSQYKYILIGFLILLGLIIFKYTRPYMSGFLGAAALYVMVNGQQRYLTQKLKFKKSLSAFLIVMEVLILFLIPLTGMAFLVIDTFSGISIDPEAIMQQINDFINSVEEKIGFELFTPENLAALPKAGSNLLQILGSSIYLFVINVVVILFVLYYMLFNNDEFETAIREILPFKEENKQILGEETLLIIQANAIGIPLMAIIQGVFAYLGYLFFGVENALLYAILTAFSTILPLVGTMIVWVPLGISLLLNADYVNGVALLIYGFFIIGGVDNVARFLLQKKLADIHPLITVFGVLIGIPLFGFWGVIFGPLLLSLFILFFNMFRHEYVPGSKAEPRVTTRYKSSNANFPAYDSIKIKKKKKKKKDGKDNKDNKDDKNENKNNTE from the coding sequence ATGATAGAAGAACGGTTTGAGATAGATAAACAGAGAGAGAGAAAAAAATCACAGTATAAGTATATTCTGATTGGTTTTTTAATCCTGTTGGGACTGATCATCTTCAAATACACACGCCCTTACATGAGTGGTTTTTTGGGAGCTGCAGCTCTGTATGTGATGGTTAACGGGCAACAGAGATATCTCACGCAAAAGCTCAAATTCAAAAAGTCGTTAAGTGCGTTTCTTATTGTTATGGAGGTGCTTATCCTTTTTCTAATACCCCTTACCGGGATGGCTTTTTTGGTAATCGACACCTTTTCGGGTATATCGATTGATCCGGAAGCTATTATGCAACAGATAAACGATTTTATTAATTCGGTTGAGGAGAAAATAGGATTCGAACTTTTCACACCTGAAAATCTGGCCGCCCTGCCAAAGGCAGGTAGCAATCTTTTGCAAATACTTGGAAGCAGCATTTATTTATTTGTCATCAACGTTGTTGTTATTCTTTTCGTTTTATATTACATGCTTTTCAACAATGATGAGTTCGAAACAGCAATCAGGGAAATACTGCCATTCAAGGAAGAGAATAAGCAGATTTTAGGTGAAGAGACGCTGCTTATTATTCAGGCTAATGCCATTGGAATTCCACTTATGGCAATTATTCAAGGTGTTTTTGCCTATTTGGGATATCTCTTTTTTGGAGTAGAAAATGCTCTGTTGTATGCCATCCTTACTGCTTTTTCAACCATCCTCCCTCTTGTGGGTACAATGATAGTGTGGGTCCCACTGGGTATAAGCCTGTTGCTGAATGCCGATTATGTGAACGGTGTGGCTTTGCTAATATACGGTTTTTTTATAATAGGCGGAGTAGACAACGTAGCTCGCTTTCTGCTGCAAAAGAAGCTGGCCGATATACATCCGTTAATCACAGTGTTCGGTGTGCTTATAGGTATTCCTTTATTCGGATTCTGGGGTGTAATATTCGGACCGCTTTTACTATCTCTCTTCATCCTCTTTTTCAACATGTTCCGTCATGAATACGTACCCGGATCAAAAGCCGAACCACGCGTTACAACGCGCTATAAATCAAGTAATGCAAATTTTCCGGCTTACGACTCCATCAAAATCAAAAAGAAAAAGAAAAAGAAAAAGGATGGCAAGGATAATAAAGATAATAAGGATGATAAGAATGAAAATAAAAATAATACAGAATAA
- a CDS encoding GNAT family N-acetyltransferase yields MEFVRISTTDSWRWKMVWDLYENSFPLAERRKKEDHLRACEDDRFFPLSAWEGHELIGFMFFWEWDSYRYLEYLAVNPELRGHGFGSQMIRYLRDTQHTIILEIDPLVNELSVRRLQFYERAGYTLTPYRFVHLPYRIEAQAQELLILSYPKMITKEQHNDFLRFVNEEVIRYCEGFPFKAEID; encoded by the coding sequence ATGGAATTTGTAAGGATCAGCACCACCGATTCATGGCGCTGGAAAATGGTATGGGATCTATATGAAAATAGTTTTCCTCTGGCAGAACGAAGAAAGAAAGAGGATCATCTACGTGCCTGTGAGGATGATCGATTCTTTCCCCTATCGGCATGGGAAGGTCACGAACTGATAGGATTTATGTTCTTCTGGGAATGGGATTCCTACCGCTACCTCGAGTATCTGGCAGTCAATCCAGAACTCCGTGGGCATGGATTCGGCTCGCAAATGATCAGATATTTACGCGATACACAACACACAATCATTCTTGAGATAGATCCGCTAGTAAACGAGTTATCGGTGCGACGGCTGCAGTTCTATGAACGTGCCGGTTATACACTAACTCCCTATCGTTTTGTACACCTGCCTTACCGGATTGAAGCACAGGCGCAGGAATTACTTATCCTGAGTTATCCTAAGATGATAACAAAGGAGCAGCATAACGATTTTCTTCGGTTTGTAAATGAAGAGGTTATCCGTTATTGTGAAGGCTTCCCTTTTAAGGCTGAAATTGATTGA
- a CDS encoding ATP-dependent Clp protease ATP-binding subunit, translating to MDNNFSQRVRNIMAYSREEAGRLQNNYIGPEHLMLGILRDGEGMAIQVLQDFDIDLHVLKDYIDSHIRSIQEPYEGSNELVINKNTEKALKISILEARLTKSDVTDSEHILLALLKEKSTLIYDILTQFQLDYSSAFLYIKSILENRTEEADDLNLPSAGANFTDDDDDDMSDKSSFNPGGSHSSSSQSKGAVSDTPVLDNFGTDITRAALENRLDPVVGREKEIERIAQILSRRKKNNPVLIGDPGVGKSAIVDGLALRITQKKVSRALFDKRVIALDMASIVAGTKYRGQFEERIKAILNELSKNPNIILFIDEVHTIVGAGGAAGSLDAANMLKPALARGEIQCIGATTLDEYRKNIEKDGALERRFQKVIVDPTTPEETLLILRNIKERYEDHHNVRYTDEALQACVKLTDRYVSDRTFPDKAIDALDEAGARVHISNIVIPETIEHLEEELKEVEQHKTDAVKAQKYELAASYRDKQRQLLLALEAEEERWQKEIKEKPEIVNEDKIAEVVAMISGVPVQRIAKAEGQRLLEMRDELKSKVIGQDEAVDKIVKAIQRNRVGLKDPNKPIGTFMFLGPTGVGKTHLAKKLAEFLFDSPENLIRIDMSEYMEKFNVSRLVGAPPGYVGYEEGGQLTEKVRRRPYSVVLLDEIEKAHPDVFNILLQILDEGHVTDSLGRKIDFKNSILIMTSNIGTRQLKDFGRGIGFKTDDDVSDTEYSRNIIMKALNKAFAPEFLNRVDDIVMFDQLSKDSIYKIIDLELKGLYKRIGDLGFKVTLTEPAKEFIANKGYDVQFGARPLKRAIQKYIEDEMAELIIRTGMKEGDTVMVDFDSEKQLIVMKVNEKADEKK from the coding sequence ATGGACAACAACTTTTCTCAACGAGTCCGAAACATCATGGCTTACAGCCGTGAAGAAGCAGGCCGGCTCCAAAACAACTATATTGGGCCTGAACATCTCATGCTTGGCATCCTGCGTGATGGCGAGGGGATGGCTATTCAGGTACTTCAGGATTTCGACATCGACCTGCACGTATTGAAGGATTATATTGATTCACACATCCGTTCCATCCAGGAGCCTTATGAGGGATCAAATGAGTTGGTAATTAACAAGAATACCGAAAAAGCATTGAAAATAAGCATTTTGGAAGCACGTCTTACAAAAAGCGATGTAACTGATTCCGAACATATCCTGCTTGCTCTTCTCAAAGAAAAGAGTACGCTGATTTATGATATCCTAACGCAATTTCAACTGGATTACTCAAGTGCATTCCTTTACATAAAAAGTATTCTTGAAAACAGGACTGAGGAGGCTGATGATTTAAACCTGCCATCTGCAGGTGCAAACTTTACTGATGACGATGATGATGATATGAGCGACAAGTCGTCATTCAACCCGGGTGGTTCACACAGTTCTTCCTCGCAGTCGAAGGGCGCGGTATCAGACACCCCCGTGCTGGATAATTTCGGAACCGACATTACGAGGGCAGCACTTGAAAATCGCCTTGATCCAGTTGTGGGCCGCGAAAAAGAGATTGAACGAATTGCACAGATACTAAGTCGTCGTAAGAAGAATAACCCGGTGCTTATCGGTGATCCGGGAGTAGGGAAATCGGCCATTGTAGATGGACTGGCACTCCGTATTACACAGAAAAAAGTTTCACGGGCTCTGTTCGACAAGAGGGTGATAGCACTCGATATGGCATCCATAGTTGCAGGCACCAAGTACCGCGGACAGTTTGAAGAACGTATCAAAGCTATTTTGAACGAACTGTCCAAAAACCCGAATATTATACTCTTTATTGATGAGGTTCATACTATTGTTGGTGCCGGAGGCGCTGCAGGATCGTTAGATGCCGCCAATATGCTTAAGCCTGCACTGGCAAGGGGTGAGATTCAGTGTATAGGTGCTACCACTTTGGATGAATATAGAAAAAACATAGAGAAAGACGGGGCATTGGAACGGCGTTTCCAGAAAGTGATAGTGGATCCTACCACACCGGAGGAAACACTGTTGATACTTCGTAACATCAAAGAGCGTTACGAAGATCACCACAATGTGCGTTATACCGATGAAGCATTACAGGCATGTGTAAAACTCACAGACCGTTATGTTTCTGACCGCACATTCCCCGACAAGGCCATAGACGCACTGGATGAGGCTGGAGCAAGGGTACATATCTCCAACATCGTGATTCCGGAAACTATTGAGCATCTGGAGGAAGAGTTGAAAGAGGTGGAACAACATAAAACAGATGCCGTAAAAGCACAAAAGTATGAGCTGGCGGCAAGCTACCGTGACAAGCAGCGCCAGTTACTTCTTGCGCTTGAAGCGGAAGAAGAGCGCTGGCAGAAAGAAATAAAAGAGAAACCGGAGATCGTGAACGAAGATAAAATTGCCGAAGTTGTAGCAATGATCTCGGGAGTACCGGTTCAGCGTATAGCAAAGGCTGAAGGACAGCGGCTGCTGGAGATGCGTGATGAACTTAAAAGTAAGGTGATTGGGCAGGATGAGGCGGTGGACAAAATTGTGAAAGCTATACAGCGAAACCGTGTGGGACTGAAAGATCCGAACAAGCCTATCGGCACGTTTATGTTCCTCGGCCCAACAGGTGTGGGAAAAACACACCTTGCCAAGAAACTGGCTGAGTTCCTGTTCGACTCTCCCGAGAATCTTATCCGAATAGATATGAGCGAATATATGGAAAAATTCAACGTGTCGCGACTTGTGGGAGCACCTCCCGGATACGTTGGTTACGAAGAGGGTGGACAACTTACAGAGAAAGTGCGCCGCCGCCCCTACTCCGTAGTACTGTTAGATGAGATCGAAAAAGCCCATCCCGACGTGTTTAATATACTTCTGCAGATCCTGGATGAAGGTCATGTAACCGACAGCCTTGGCAGGAAAATTGATTTCAAAAATTCAATCCTTATAATGACATCAAACATAGGTACACGACAACTAAAGGATTTTGGACGAGGTATCGGTTTCAAGACTGACGATGATGTGAGTGATACAGAATATTCACGCAACATCATAATGAAGGCTCTGAATAAAGCTTTCGCTCCGGAATTTCTGAACAGGGTAGACGACATTGTAATGTTCGATCAGCTGAGCAAGGATTCAATATACAAGATCATAGACCTAGAACTAAAGGGACTATACAAGCGAATTGGCGACCTTGGTTTCAAGGTAACTCTTACCGAACCGGCAAAAGAGTTTATTGCCAACAAGGGTTACGATGTGCAGTTCGGTGCCCGCCCGCTTAAACGAGCCATCCAGAAATATATTGAGGATGAAATGGCGGAACTGATTATCCGTACTGGCATGAAAGAGGGCGACACGGTTATGGTGGACTTCGACAGCGAAAAGCAGCTGATTGTTATGAAAGTGAATGAGAAAGCTGATGAAAAAAAATAG
- a CDS encoding DsbA family oxidoreductase: MKVEVWTDIMCPYCYIGKIHYEKALQQFEHAGEVELEWKAYQLNPDLPDKGNGYPLSEYFAKNAGYTEEKINSMFEGVNMLAGQAGVVSNLPNAIAANTRDAHRLIKLAAKIGMDTAVLAKLTKAYFEEAKDYSDWDLLTSIGTDSGLKEDEIIRMLKSDDYLYEIKQDMQEAANLGFDTVPTFLMDRRQAIVGSEPVDLFVKVLNKAYGNWKKRTEEENIVEISKGKSCSSDGICEI; this comes from the coding sequence ATGAAGGTTGAAGTATGGACCGATATTATGTGTCCGTACTGTTATATAGGAAAAATACATTATGAAAAAGCGCTTCAGCAGTTCGAGCATGCCGGTGAGGTGGAGCTCGAATGGAAAGCTTATCAGCTTAACCCTGACCTGCCCGATAAAGGTAACGGATATCCCCTAAGTGAGTATTTCGCCAAAAATGCCGGGTACACTGAAGAGAAAATAAACAGTATGTTTGAGGGAGTTAACATGCTTGCCGGGCAAGCGGGTGTCGTTTCCAATCTTCCTAACGCAATTGCAGCTAATACACGCGATGCACACCGGCTGATTAAATTGGCAGCAAAGATAGGGATGGACACAGCGGTATTGGCAAAACTGACGAAAGCCTATTTCGAGGAAGCTAAAGATTATAGCGACTGGGATTTACTGACATCCATTGGAACAGATTCAGGGTTGAAAGAAGATGAAATCATACGGATGCTTAAGAGCGACGACTATCTATATGAGATAAAACAGGATATGCAGGAGGCTGCCAACCTTGGATTCGACACTGTTCCAACATTTCTGATGGACAGAAGGCAAGCCATTGTTGGTTCCGAACCGGTAGATCTGTTCGTGAAGGTGCTGAACAAGGCGTATGGTAACTGGAAAAAACGTACAGAAGAAGAAAATATCGTGGAGATCAGCAAAGGAAAATCCTGTTCATCCGACGGTATTTGCGAAATTTAA
- a CDS encoding DUF2007 domain-containing protein: MEESFVTVKIFTFPADVTIVQTFMEMRGIETYMKNLVSSRLAYSFGNIEMQVKMSDYEKAKEALIEGGFSKPEDFL, encoded by the coding sequence ATGGAAGAAAGTTTTGTAACTGTTAAAATATTCACATTCCCTGCTGATGTGACCATCGTACAGACATTTATGGAGATGAGGGGAATTGAGACATATATGAAGAATCTGGTTTCCAGCAGGTTGGCTTATTCATTTGGGAATATTGAGATGCAGGTAAAAATGTCAGATTATGAAAAAGCCAAAGAGGCTCTTATAGAAGGAGGTTTTTCGAAACCTGAAGACTTCCTGTAA
- a CDS encoding FecCD family ABC transporter permease, giving the protein MKNRSVIFLLLGILLIAAFVADIFTGNASITVKEAWYALFSSSGDNIIDEIIRNYRLPKAITAIIAGSSLSLAGLLMQTLFRNPLAGPDVLGVSAGAGLGVAILTMFSGTAVYPFIAAMGSMAQIIAAISGAATVLVLILVVSARIKDSITILVLGMIFGYVASAIVTILQSFADPDSLKLFVTWTFGSIGGVTWEKIPLMLMLSLPGIAVAFFLQKALNSMLLGENYSASSGLDVRKTRIIIISLSAIITGSVTAFTGPIAFVGVVIPHFARAFFGTVNHRTILPATILLGSILMLMCDIVSQIPIANRTLPVNAVTAIFGAPMIVWIVLKRKRL; this is encoded by the coding sequence GTGAAAAATAGATCTGTCATATTTCTATTGCTGGGTATCCTGCTTATCGCTGCTTTTGTTGCCGATATTTTTACCGGCAATGCATCCATCACGGTCAAAGAGGCATGGTATGCACTTTTTAGTTCTTCGGGTGATAACATCATTGATGAAATCATCCGCAATTATCGTCTACCGAAAGCTATCACTGCCATAATTGCAGGTTCATCACTCTCCCTTGCTGGCTTACTGATGCAAACACTCTTTCGAAACCCGCTTGCAGGCCCCGATGTGCTAGGAGTAAGCGCAGGTGCAGGGCTGGGTGTTGCCATACTTACAATGTTCAGCGGTACAGCTGTGTATCCATTCATCGCAGCGATGGGCAGTATGGCACAAATAATAGCTGCCATTTCAGGTGCTGCTACGGTTCTGGTGCTTATACTTGTTGTATCTGCACGAATAAAGGACTCAATAACCATACTCGTTTTAGGTATGATTTTCGGATACGTTGCCAGCGCCATAGTAACAATATTGCAGAGTTTCGCCGACCCAGATTCTCTAAAACTATTTGTGACCTGGACATTTGGCAGCATTGGAGGGGTTACATGGGAAAAAATCCCTTTAATGCTTATGCTGTCTCTACCAGGCATCGCTGTAGCTTTTTTCCTTCAGAAGGCTTTGAACAGCATGCTGTTAGGCGAGAACTACTCTGCCAGCAGCGGATTGGATGTAAGGAAAACACGAATTATTATTATCTCCCTTTCTGCAATTATTACCGGATCTGTAACGGCATTCACAGGCCCGATCGCTTTTGTAGGTGTTGTAATACCTCATTTTGCACGCGCTTTTTTTGGTACAGTAAATCATAGGACTATACTTCCCGCAACCATTCTCCTGGGGAGCATCCTGATGCTGATGTGCGACATAGTTTCACAAATTCCAATTGCAAACAGGACATTGCCTGTAAACGCTGTCACTGCTATTTTTGGAGCGCCCATGATTGTTTGGATAGTATTGAAAAGAAAAAGATTGTAA
- a CDS encoding FecR family protein, translating into MNREILQRFFEGETSIDEEKLIRQWIEQSKENEKILLEERVTYDALLFNSSDIIKKQKSINVITPWIISTAAAVALLIIVGGLHIFNHRNTEELYNTVIVPPGQRINLILADNSNVWLNANTTLRYPSQFSRKSRTVFLDGEAYFDVCKNEKKPFIVKTKQGDVKVTGTSFNVEAYSKYNSFETSLFTGSVDIYRNEVKLASLNPNEKSTLEDDKLFVLNISDNDEYLWRKGLIAFNNKRLEEILLSLEKYFDIKIQIESDKLFQHTYTGKFRQSDGVDYALRVLQKSISFTYERDEDTGDIYIK; encoded by the coding sequence ATGAACAGAGAGATATTACAACGTTTTTTTGAAGGAGAGACATCTATTGATGAGGAGAAATTAATCCGTCAGTGGATTGAACAGTCAAAGGAAAACGAAAAAATTCTGCTTGAAGAACGCGTTACATATGACGCATTGCTATTTAATTCAAGTGATATAATAAAGAAACAAAAAAGTATTAACGTAATCACGCCCTGGATAATAAGCACTGCTGCCGCTGTAGCATTACTTATTATTGTGGGTGGTTTACATATTTTTAACCATAGAAATACTGAAGAGCTGTATAATACTGTAATCGTTCCTCCCGGGCAACGAATAAACCTTATACTTGCAGATAACAGCAATGTATGGTTAAATGCCAACACCACTCTACGTTATCCATCACAATTTTCCAGGAAAAGTCGAACTGTCTTTTTAGACGGCGAAGCATATTTCGATGTTTGCAAAAACGAGAAAAAACCGTTTATAGTAAAAACCAAACAGGGGGATGTAAAAGTAACAGGAACATCTTTTAATGTTGAAGCGTACTCAAAATACAACAGTTTTGAAACCAGCCTGTTTACAGGAAGTGTTGATATTTACAGAAATGAGGTTAAGCTCGCCTCATTGAATCCAAACGAAAAAAGCACGCTAGAAGATGACAAACTTTTTGTTTTAAACATTTCAGATAACGACGAATACTTGTGGAGAAAAGGGTTGATAGCCTTTAACAATAAAAGGCTGGAAGAGATACTTTTATCGCTTGAAAAATATTTTGATATTAAGATACAAATAGAATCTGATAAATTATTTCAACACACCTATACAGGAAAATTTCGTCAGTCAGACGGAGTTGATTATGCTCTGCGCGTCTTGCAGAAAAGTATCAGTTTTACTTATGAGAGAGACGAAGATACCGGTGATATTTATATTAAATAA
- a CDS encoding ABC transporter substrate-binding protein, which produces MKIKIIQNKYNHIFTILILSFFSLPWGCHPRQDRDKSAEELIPNSSVAINYAEGFRIEHFNEFTKVTINNPWTKDNKPYAVYYLYKEDSTGMDAGDEGIKLKIPISSLVMNSFSYFEFLYLLNEQHSIKGVTDGFRIYNSAILQKIESGEIIDLGDPFKPNIEKTMALRPQAVINSAYAQVDRYSEQLIRAGFPVISSLEWMEKSPLARAEWIKLIAAFFDKEVLGDSIFNDMEKRYLAIKEKVKSVSKQYTVLPGDNFQGTWYIPGGQSFNASLFRDAQLDYRYKNNSATGSIGLDIESILTQFGNAEFWFGCDAGTYGELVEKDAKYLLLESVKKRHVYNNRNRVTPSGGNDYFESAVANPDLVLSDLIKAAYPEQLLGYRFTYIKPLEEIPAREK; this is translated from the coding sequence ATGAAAATAAAAATAATACAGAATAAATATAATCATATATTCACAATACTCATCCTCTCTTTTTTTTCACTGCCATGGGGATGCCATCCACGGCAGGACCGCGACAAGAGTGCGGAGGAGCTGATCCCCAACTCATCTGTTGCTATTAATTATGCTGAGGGTTTCAGGATTGAACACTTCAATGAATTTACTAAAGTGACAATCAATAACCCCTGGACAAAAGATAATAAACCTTATGCAGTATATTATCTTTATAAGGAGGATTCGACTGGCATGGATGCTGGTGATGAAGGAATTAAACTGAAAATACCGATAAGCTCACTTGTTATGAACTCATTCTCATACTTCGAGTTTCTCTATCTTCTCAATGAACAACACTCTATTAAAGGTGTGACTGACGGTTTCAGGATATATAATTCTGCCATTTTGCAGAAAATTGAGTCGGGAGAGATTATAGATCTGGGTGATCCTTTTAAACCGAACATTGAGAAAACAATGGCTTTGAGGCCCCAGGCCGTCATCAATTCAGCTTATGCACAGGTAGACAGATACAGTGAACAACTTATCAGGGCGGGATTTCCAGTCATCAGCTCACTTGAGTGGATGGAAAAGTCGCCGCTTGCCCGCGCGGAGTGGATCAAGCTGATAGCTGCTTTTTTCGATAAAGAGGTTTTGGGTGATAGCATTTTCAACGATATGGAAAAACGTTATCTTGCCATTAAGGAGAAAGTAAAGAGTGTGTCGAAACAATATACAGTATTGCCTGGCGACAACTTTCAGGGAACTTGGTATATTCCCGGGGGGCAAAGTTTCAATGCATCTCTTTTCCGTGATGCGCAACTAGATTACCGCTATAAAAACAACTCCGCGACGGGAAGCATCGGACTAGACATTGAGTCGATATTGACTCAGTTCGGGAATGCTGAATTCTGGTTCGGATGCGATGCCGGGACCTACGGGGAACTGGTAGAAAAAGATGCCAAATATCTGTTATTGGAATCGGTAAAAAAAAGACATGTGTATAACAACCGTAACCGGGTAACACCTTCCGGAGGAAACGATTATTTTGAGAGCGCTGTTGCTAACCCCGACCTGGTTCTCTCCGATCTGATTAAGGCTGCATACCCGGAGCAACTGTTAGGGTATAGATTCACATACATTAAACCTTTGGAGGAAATACCGGCACGTGAAAAATAG
- a CDS encoding SDR family oxidoreductase, producing MYKTALITGATSGIGEATAIKFAENGVNVIITGRRNDRLIQLKNKLEQLNVRVLIRCFDVRDEAAVKESLGNLPEEWRKIDILVNNAGLAAGLSALQDGDINDWNRMIDTNVKGLLYVTRTVAPGMVDRKTGHIINIGSIAGKEVYHNGNVYCATKHAVDALTKGMRIDMLPYCVKVTQICPGAVETEFSIIRFHGDKSLADKVYEGYENLVAADIADCIWFVVSRPPHVNINDMVVMPTAQASASVFHKK from the coding sequence ATGTATAAAACAGCTTTAATTACAGGTGCAACCTCCGGTATAGGAGAAGCTACTGCTATCAAGTTTGCAGAAAACGGAGTTAATGTTATCATTACAGGCCGTCGCAACGACAGGCTTATTCAGTTAAAAAACAAACTTGAGCAGTTAAATGTTCGTGTTCTTATCAGATGTTTTGATGTGCGGGATGAAGCCGCTGTAAAAGAGTCCCTCGGAAATCTGCCCGAAGAGTGGAGGAAGATAGATATTCTGGTGAATAATGCCGGGCTTGCTGCCGGCCTCTCTGCTCTGCAGGATGGAGATATTAATGATTGGAACCGAATGATCGATACCAACGTGAAGGGATTGCTTTATGTAACCCGAACAGTTGCGCCGGGAATGGTGGATAGGAAGACCGGCCACATAATCAATATAGGATCTATTGCAGGTAAAGAGGTATATCATAACGGTAATGTCTATTGTGCAACCAAGCACGCAGTTGACGCTCTCACAAAGGGGATGCGAATTGATATGCTGCCTTATTGTGTCAAAGTGACACAAATTTGTCCCGGAGCGGTTGAGACCGAGTTCTCAATCATACGGTTTCACGGTGATAAATCTCTGGCAGATAAGGTATATGAAGGATATGAAAATCTTGTAGCTGCCGATATAGCCGATTGTATATGGTTCGTGGTATCCCGGCCTCCGCACGTGAATATTAACGATATGGTTGTTATGCCTACAGCACAAGCATCGGCATCTGTTTTCCATAAAAAGTGA
- a CDS encoding RNA polymerase sigma-70 factor has translation MSSFSDIQNFNRLFNEYYERFIRFALSYVKEQQIAEDFVTEAFTSYWEKRHQLSCDSKPPAYILTTIKNKCLNYLQNQKVQLRVKEELRDHYEWVLNTRINTLEACDPDFLFSDEIQRIIESTLKELPQKTRQIFVLSRFEGLSYKEIAEQMNLSTKSIEFHISKALGRLRLSLVDFICISLFLFYFC, from the coding sequence ATGAGCTCATTTTCCGACATACAAAACTTCAACAGACTGTTCAATGAATATTATGAACGGTTTATTCGTTTTGCATTGAGCTATGTAAAAGAGCAACAAATTGCCGAAGATTTTGTTACGGAAGCCTTTACATCTTATTGGGAAAAAAGGCATCAACTTTCATGTGACAGCAAACCACCGGCTTACATTCTAACCACCATTAAAAATAAATGTTTAAACTATCTCCAGAATCAGAAAGTTCAGCTTCGTGTAAAAGAAGAGTTGAGAGATCACTACGAATGGGTTCTCAACACACGTATAAACACACTTGAGGCTTGCGACCCCGATTTCCTGTTTTCCGATGAAATACAACGAATCATTGAATCCACGTTGAAAGAATTACCCCAAAAAACACGACAAATATTTGTATTAAGCCGTTTTGAAGGGCTTTCGTATAAAGAAATTGCCGAACAAATGAACTTAAGTACCAAATCAATCGAGTTTCATATCTCAAAAGCATTGGGAAGACTACGCCTATCACTGGTAGATTTCATCTGTATATCGCTATTTTTATTTTATTTTTGTTAA